A segment of the Trifolium pratense cultivar HEN17-A07 linkage group LG7, ARS_RC_1.1, whole genome shotgun sequence genome:
TCTGTTTCAAATCAAGTTCAACAAAATATGCAAATGAAACACATTCATGTACAACTTGACCAAACTAAAAATCTGTTGAGAAATTCTCCTTACCTGTGACATGCGTGGTCTGGAATAAGGATCTCGCCTTATGCATAAGGATGCCGCATGTAGCATGCAAGTGACCTCGTCTTCTGAATAGTGACTTCCCAACCTTGGATCAATCAGTTCCTCAATGGCATACTCTTCTAATAGTGGTCGTGCCTGCATATTATCCAAATCCCTCAGACAATTACTCAAGGTAAAAAATCATAACTCCAGTATCATATTCTCGTCAACATTTAAAAATCTTGAAATGATGCCAATATCAGATAATTTAAGAACCATAATAATTACATAATAATATCGTTTTAACTTACCCACTCGGTAAGACACTGCTGTCCCTTAGGCCGGTTGATATCCACAGCTTTACGCCCAGTCACAAGCTCCACTAATACAACTCCGAAAGAATATACATCAGCCTTTTCAGTTATTTGTCCACTTTGAGCATATTCGGGAGCCAAATACCTACATAGTAGCAACATAGTTTAATTGCATTGTTGTTATTGATTGGGATAATTAAGCAACGGAACTAATTAAGGAGTAACACACCACATACCCGAATGTCCCAATAACTCTAGTTTCCACTCCAGTGTCTCCATCAGGCTGCCACCTTGCTAGTCCAAAATCACCAACCTTGTAGAATTTCGCACAATCAAGTAATGAACCGAAAACATTATATCAGATAGATTAATTAACTACGCCTTTAGTTATAAACTATAAGACTGCATAATCGCACAAAGCAGGCCAAACATAACACTACCAGTGGTTCAAAATCATGAGTGATAAGAATGTTGTTAGGCCGCATGTCACGGTGGACGATGCATCCCACTCTGCATTCTTCATGAAGATATCGCAAACCTCGAGCAGCACCAACAGCAATTTTATGACGTGCAGACCATTCTAATGGTTTCCGTTGTCTCCCTGAAAAATTCCAAGTAATGTGTCAACTTATTAATTACAGTTAAGACAGTATCAGTAATACCCAATATCATTATACCTGAATAATATCTAATATACGTAACCAAGTCATATCTAGTAGTTTTAAGGACACTGATCCCTTAGCTTTTCGAAAATGAAATACTCTAATATTTGATGAGACTAAtaacttttaataaaaatatatgaacataGCATTTGATGGACTATATCATTATTGCATATTGAACAACATCGGTAAGTTCAACCCAATTCAAAAACACAATTATATAAGGACATCGTTTGGTATGGAAGCAAAAAGAAATTACCATATAGATGAGTATCCAATGATCCATTGCATATGTATTCATAAACCAATAACCTTCTTTTATCCTCTATACAGAACCCGATCAACATAACAACATTTCGGTGCTGAGCACAACTCAGGACTTCAACCTCCGAGCAGAATTCAAGATCACCCTGAGAACTAGCCAATTTATGTTGCTTGACAGCAATAACTTGCCCCTCTGGTAGAACCCCTCTGTGAACAGATCCATATCCTCCTTCTGCCAAGAAATTGGCCGGTGAAAATCCACAAGTAGCTAGCTCCAACTCAGCATAGCTGAACCATCTTGGAGGTTTTCCAAAAACAGGAGCCTTGTGTTGACATATTGAACATAATGGAGGTGGACCAGGTGCGGCGTTTCTAGATAATGCTACCACTTCTCTTATGCTTCCACTGAATTCCAAGTCAGCCTTAAAGGTCGAGGTTTCAATTTCAGCTTCTCTGTCAAGCCTGGAGAACTTTTCTAGCAAAGCTCTAGTTGTAGACGTTTCAAGCCTAGCATGAGAACGAGAACTCTCTGATCTTTCTTCTTCACGTTGAGATGATTGTTTATGCAAAAATAGATCTGTAATCCACGGCTGAAATCGCAAGCTTGCTGAAGATGTGGACAAATTTTCACTATCTGTGTCAGAGATAGTACCATCAGTTTCTTGATTTTCTATGATagtttcttctttctttgactcGGCAATGATCTCGGAGACAAAAAATGGTGAAGTTCCAGGATCAGAGCTTGAAACCGATGAAGTTCCAACTTCAGTTGCAGTAAATGATGTCTCTAACTCGGGGCTGCTAGTTGGCGTGACAACTTGTCCAATTGTAGATTTCAAAGAACCATTCTTCTTCTTGGATTGTTTTCCAGGCATATCGTGCTGCTCGGAAGGTAATGAACAAGTTTCTTCAAGATCCTTCTTTTGCGATCCTACCAAATTGAAGCGGAGTACCTTCGGTTGGGAACCCTTCATACCCGCAATGTTACACTGAAGTTCTTCCATGCATTGTTTTTCTTCATGCTTGAGATTTCTGTAAAGAACacaataccaaaataaaaatagtatacCAGAAATTGTGAATTCATCGATTATGTTTCTAAATTGTATTACAAGATAGACTATTACTTATCAAAGACGACCCAGTTGGCTTGAGCTTTCTTGGCTTCTGCAGCCACTGCTCCACAAGGTGATCCAGAAACAATTTTAATCCTGACATTTATCTGTCGAACAATGATTAGCATATCGATACAAACACAATACAACATTCCCAGTAAACCTTTTATACATCAAGGCTACTAACCTTATTTGGATCATAGACATCATGGAGCTGAAGGATCATTTGAGAGCAAGAATCGGTGATATCATTCTTTTGCTCTGAGCTAGCTCCCAGTATTGTTGACTTCTTGTGTCCATTAGCACAGTCACCAGCAAACCTCGGAAAACCCCATAATTTTCGGCCTATATAGGAGCAGAGCAGGAACAAAGTTAAATACACAAAGGGGAAGGGTGTTGGTTCAAAATGTGCATTCAATAAACGGATAACAAAGTTCATAGTCATCCTTAATCAAGAAAGTTAAGCAAACATCCTAGTCCTACAAACTTTATGTTCcgataacaaaacaaaattacaaagtGAGTTGAATGTGAAGTGATTAATGTTTGAATACATTCACCTAAAAGTGTGTTGAACActaaatttgagtgtaaaaatcacgTTTGAAGTCCAAAACTACAAATCCTAACTTCAAGatagaatcaattctagaagCAAATTAACTACAAATTCCAATGGACATCACTCAAAcacatcaaaatcaattttatgagTCTAGAATCACTTTTTGCATTTCTTTCCGTGAAATCAAACGAACGCTAAAGAAACACATCTATCAAAAAGACATGCATCAACAAACATCAGACCAAAAAACAAGTAGAAAATGAGGCAAAAGAAAAAAACCTGAACTTTGTGAAGGTACAACCACTAGCAGAGTAATGCAATCACCAGGTTGAACAACATTAGTTAGAGACCAAACAAGAGCAGTCTTTGGAATTTCCTTTGATGCCTTGACAGCAACAATAACCTTCTTAGCACCATCACAAACTTTTTCATGCTTCCCTCGCTTCGGTTGTTCTCGACTCATCGCTACAAGCCTACAACTAAACTAATAATCCCACTAAAATTTCCTTCCTCAACAAATATCACTCAATAACCATAACCATCATAGATTTTTGGTATATAACTAAACTAGTTGCCTtcatttttctacaaaactaaactaaaaaaagaacCTTATGCCAAAGATTACTCTATATAGTAAAATGTTATTGACATTTTAAGTGATCCTAGAGAGATTTTTTATAGCCTGCACAATCCCACATTTAAAGAATTAATAATAAGATATAATGTCAACAATAATGCAAAGTTCAATAAATTAACAATGTGAGACATACACATAGGTCAACTATATCATTTCATTGCTATGGAAGAAGAATGAATGAAGACTAAAAACATCATTAACCACTAGAAAACAAGTAGAATAAGGACGGCAAAAAAAAGTTCCAaacctttctttttctctattattattattataatttttatcaaacattaCATTGAAGTTCAAAAGCACTGACACGGACACTCGGAcacataataatttgaaaaaaagacATAATTAAGTATAATTATAAGTGTCAGCGTGTCAGTGTCGTTGTCTGAATCGACgcgtgtccgacaccgggacaGAGAGTGTCCGGGCTTCATTGCTCAACTTCAACACATTcagcaaaaatataaaaatacaaaacaaacaacCACAACCAAAAAATAATGTACTCTCTAGTCTCTTTAATTCAACTAACACAGTCTctaacacaaaaaatataataaaaacatgAAATGAAATTCATCAACATCAAAACCTaactgaaaaagaaaaacatcatTAAAACCAAACACATGAAAACAAAGACACACAACACAATGAGCTGAAAAGATAACGAACCCTTTTGTACAAACATGAAAAGCTGAAAGATATATGAAGTGAAGTGTATTTTACTTACTTTGCAGCATTTTGTTCTTGAGTTCCATTGAAAAGTAGAATGGTACAGAAGAGAATGAAAGAAAAGATAAGAAAGGTAGAAGAAAAATGgtgaaagagaagagagagtgaATGAGTAGAATACAAATATGGTTCTGTTGTGCTTGAAATGAAAGTGTGTGACAGAGACTTGGCAAAGAGAAAACACTGAACCGTATTCATTGTTATAATTTATTGCTATAAGTATTTCAAAAGTAAACAGTGATGAGTGTAGTTAATGTGATTCAAAATTAGtatttaatgtaattttcaGACCATTAAtaatgtgacaaaaaaaaatactagtatataaagtaaattttcttaaattaaatttttcagtAGAAAtcaaatcactttttttattgaCTGAATCAGATTTTGTGCAGAGAAAGTGGGCTATAAAAACTGTCTTATTTGTATAGTATAGTGTACCagtaaattaatttatttttgtcatttttaaataagaaaaatgttaagcGTTGTATCAGGTGTATTTAAGCATATTAATATGtagaattaatttattaaaaattgaatttttttattttttgaaaactcggtaTCTGGTCTTAGGACTGACTAATTCGATCGGAGCAATCTCATCGTTTACTTGCGGTCCCATTTGAAGACAGAGTTTTTTGCTCCGTATGAACAGTAGCCCATCAAAATTGGCACTAGAGAGAATCAAATCTGAGACATATTCCAAGAACACATGCCAACACAACTAAACCAACCCAAGTaactttaaaaattgaaatatttaacttttaaataaataatttttaaaagaataattATAAAAGACATCATTCGATTTCCTTAAACATATACTACTCAACAAGAATATTGTATTGTATTTACGGTCACTTATTCACTctaaaatactccctccggtcctttttataaggaacacttagggcaaaaaaattggtcctttttataagaaactttgaccaattttcaaatgttttaaatgttcaatttcacttatgcccttatttattatgagagagaatttaaaaataaataaattagttgaataaagagtaattaaataagggtatatatggaataaatttaaatttataagagtattaaatgaaaataattatgttaaatgtgattccttggtctgtgtgattttttcaaattgttccttataaaaaggacgaGGGAGTATGAAATTATCCGGCTACTAGTAAAACCCTTTATAAAatatagaaagagaaaaaattaaaatagaccGGACTCTAG
Coding sequences within it:
- the LOC123894154 gene encoding inactive protein kinase SELMODRAFT_444075-like, coding for MSREQPKRGKHEKVCDGAKKVIVAVKASKEIPKTALVWSLTNVVQPGDCITLLVVVPSQSSGRKLWGFPRFAGDCANGHKKSTILGASSEQKNDITDSCSQMILQLHDVYDPNKINVRIKIVSGSPCGAVAAEAKKAQANWVVFDKNLKHEEKQCMEELQCNIAGMKGSQPKVLRFNLVGSQKKDLEETCSLPSEQHDMPGKQSKKKNGSLKSTIGQVVTPTSSPELETSFTATEVGTSSVSSSDPGTSPFFVSEIIAESKKEETIIENQETDGTISDTDSENLSTSSASLRFQPWITDLFLHKQSSQREEERSESSRSHARLETSTTRALLEKFSRLDREAEIETSTFKADLEFSGSIREVVALSRNAAPGPPPLCSICQHKAPVFGKPPRWFSYAELELATCGFSPANFLAEGGYGSVHRGVLPEGQVIAVKQHKLASSQGDLEFCSEVEVLSCAQHRNVVMLIGFCIEDKRRLLVYEYICNGSLDTHLYGRQRKPLEWSARHKIAVGAARGLRYLHEECRVGCIVHRDMRPNNILITHDFEPLVGDFGLARWQPDGDTGVETRVIGTFGYLAPEYAQSGQITEKADVYSFGVVLVELVTGRKAVDINRPKGQQCLTEWARPLLEEYAIEELIDPRLGSHYSEDEVTCMLHAASLCIRRDPYSRPRMSQVLRILEGDTVMESPRHFRVSPSL